The nucleotide window TGTTTTAGATATTTATTCTTAGTTGGCATAAAGAGAACTACTTTCTTTTAGATAAAATGTCTGTACCTAAATAACCATTGTCTTTGTTATAATACCAAGCTCTAATCTTTGGCATTTTAATGTCATTAACAGTCTCTAAACCTGATAATAAAATGTATTCTCCACTATCTTTTGTATCCTTAAAAAACTGATAAACTTCCATTGCATAAGTATCAGGATTAAAATAAAAGTACCAAGTATCTTTACCTACATCCTTACTATAGGTTGCTTTTAGTACCAAATACTCTTTTCCTTTAAAATTACGCTTTTCTACTTTTTGATGAATAATAGTTCCTTCATCTTTTAATTTCATAGGCAAGCCATATAAATATGTATAATAGTTTTTGTATAATTTGGCACGTTCGCAATTTAAACTATACTTTTTCTTTATTTCTGCTGATAAGTTATGATTTCCATTTAAACTAACACTGCAAGAACCTTTATCTAAAGCAAATTGGGTAATCACTGTATCCCTTTTAGCAAGAACAGCAAAGTATTGATTAGGCAAATCAATATTAATTTTACTAATTCTATCTGCATTCTTAGGTGTTTCCATAGTTACAAACAACTCACCTTTAAAAGTTTCCCAATTTCCATTTGGATCATGAAATTGTATGGCTTTTTGTAGTAATTCGTTTCCTGTAATTGTTTGAGAAAACGTTGTTATTGAAATAAATAGGACTAAAAGTATGGCTAGTTTTTTCATATTTTAAAAGTAATAAAAATAGCGAAAAGAAAAACTCCACAGATTTTAAAACCTGTGGAGTCTAAAAAATAATTTATAGTTGGATTATTCTCGAATATCCAATTTTAAACTTAACTCTTGTAATTGCTCATCATCAATAAATGCAGGTGCATCTATCATAACATCTCTACCTGAATTATTTTTTGGGAAAGCAATAAAATCACGAATGGTTTCCTGACCTCCTAAAATTGCAACCAATCTATCTAAACCAAAAGCCAAACCTCCATGAGGTGGAGCTCCATACTCAAAAGCATCCATTAAGAAACCAAATTGAGCCTTAGCTTCTTCTTCAGAAAAACCTAAATGTTTTAACATTGTTGCCTGAATTTCTTTATCATGAATTCTGATAGATCCTCCACCAATCTCATTTCCATTTAAAACTAAATCGTAAGCATTTGCTTTTACTTCTCCTGGTTTAGAATCTAACAATTCCAATTGACCTGGTTTTGGTGATGTAAATGGATGGTGCATTGCATGATAATGACCAGTTTCTTCATCTAACTCTAATAATGGGAAATCTATTACCCAAAGAGGAGCAAATACTTTAGGGTCTCTTAACCCTAAACGTTCTGCTAATTCCATTCTTAAAGCAGACATTTGTGCTCTAACTTTATTGGTTTCTCCAGATAAAACACACACTAAATCACCAGGTTTTGCACCAGTAACTTCAACCCATTTTGCTAAATCTTCTTGATCGTAAAACTTGTCTACAGAAGATTTAAAAGAGCCATCTTCATTAACTCTACAATAAATCATTCCAAGAGCACCAACTTGTGGCCTTTTTACCCATTTAATGATGTTGTCTATCTCTTTTCTTGTGTATGCGTTTCCACCAGGAACAGCAATACCAATTACAAGTTCAGCATCATTAAATACTTTAAAATCTTTATGCTGAGTTACTGCATTTAGTTCTCCAAATTCCATTCCAAAACGAATATCTGGTTTATCATTTCCATACAAACGCATTGCATCATCAAACAACATTCTTGGGAATTTCTCTACCTCAACTCCATTAATTTCTTTTAATAAATGTCTGGTTAATCCTTCAAAAATATTTAGAATATCTTCTTGTTCAACAAACGCCATTTCACAGTCAATTTGTGTAAATTCTGGCTGTCTGTCTGCACGTAAATCTTCATCTCTAAAACACTTTACAATCTGAAAGTATTTATCCATTCCTCCAACCATCAGCAATTGTTTGAAAGTTTGAGGACTTTGAGGTAAGGCATAAAACTGGCCTTCGTTCATTCTAGAAGGAACTACAAAATCTCTTGCTCCTTCTGGAGTAGATTTAATTAAATAAGGTGTTTCTACTTCTATAAATTCTTGATCAGACAAATATTTACGAACTTCCATAGCTACTTTATGACGAAAAATCAAACTGTCTTTTACAGGGTTTCTTCTAATATCTAAGTATCTATATTTCATTCTGATGTCTTCTCCTCCATCAGTTTTATCTTCAATTGTAAAAGGAGGTAACTTGGCTTCGTTTAAAATTTCTAATTCAGAAACCAATACTTCAATTTCACCAGTAGCTAATCTATCATTCTTAGATTCTCTCTCAATAACAGTACCTTTTACCTGAATTACAAATTCTCTACCTAAAGATTTTGCTTTTTCTATAATGTCTTTAGAAGTACGTTCTTCATCAAAAATTAACTGCGTAATTCCATATCTATCTCGCAAATCTACCCAAACCATAAAACCTTTGTCTCTAGATTTTTGTACCCAACCTGCTAGTGTAACTTCTGTGTTAATGTGTGATGCTCTTAAGGCACCACAAGAATGACTTCTGTACATTTCTTATTAAAAATTTTCTTCCGCAAAAAAGCGAATATCCTTAAATTAACATCCCAAATTTATTTCGGGATCTGTGTGCAAAATTACACATTTTATCCATTAAAATCTTTGTAAATTTGTTTTTATGAGCGTAGTTAATATTCAAGAAAAATTTAACCTTTTTACAGATTTATGGTCGCCTAAAAAAATAGGAGAATTAAATGGACAGCAAATTTTATTGGCAAAAATAAAAGGAGAATTTGTTTTTCATAAGCATGATAATGAAGATGAACTTTTTATGGTAAAAAAAGGTGTTTTAGAAATGCATTTACATGATAAAATTGTAACCATAAATGAAGGCGAATTCTATATTGTGCCTAAAGGTGTAGAGCATAAACCTGTTGCCAAAGAAGAAGTTCATATACTTTTATTTGAACCACTTTCTACAAAACATACAGGAGATGTTGTTGCAGATATAACTGTAGACACTTACGAATCAATATAAAACGTTATGAATTATGAGTTTTGAGTGATGAGTGCAAACTAATTACTTAAAACCAAACACCAAATTAAATGAGTAAACTGTATTTAGTGCCAACACCAATTGGTAATTTAGAAGACATGACTTTTAGAGCGATTCGTATTCTAAAAGAAGCCGATTTTATTTTGGCTGAAGACACAAGAACAAGTGGAAAGTTGCTAAAACATTTCGAAATTAATACACAAATGCATAGCCATCATATGCATAATGAGCACAAATCTATTGAAGGAATTTTAAATAGAATTAAAAGTGGAGAAACTTGCGCAGTTATTTCTGATGCTGGAACTCCAGCCATTTCTGATCCTGGTTTTTTACTAACCAGAGCCTGTGTAGAGAATAATATTGATGTTGAATGTTTACCAGGTGCAACTGCTTTTGTACCAGCTTTGGTAAATTCTGGTTTACCTAATGATAAATTTGTTTTTGAAGGGTTTTTACCAGTAAAAAAAGGAAGACAAACGCGTTTATTATTATTAGCTGAAGAAACAAGAACTATGATTTTTTATGAATCTCCTCATAAACTTGTAAAAACTTTAGGGCATTTTGCAGAATATTTTGGTACAGAAAGAAAGGTTTCAGTTTCTAGAGAGCTTACAAAAATGTTTGAAGAAACTGTAAGAGGAACAGCCAATGAAGTTTTAGCTCATTTTACCAAAAAACCACCAAAAGGCGAAATTGTAATTATAGTTGAAGGAAAAAATAAATAAAAATGATGATTATCAATTTTAAAAATAAACTCCAAAATAGTCCAAAAGAAATTTTATTTTCTGAAACTATGCAAGTTATAGAAGAGAATTACAACTTTAAGCCAACTGCATTTAAAAATGGAAATGTAGAAAATAAAGCAGGTGAAAATTCTGGCTCTTGTAAAGTTTTTGCCTTTGCTGCATTACAAGAACTAACTAAAGAAGAAACCTTATTATGTTTTGGGGAACATTATAGAAATGTTTTAGAAGACACAAATGGTACATCTCATCAAAATATTAGAAACTTTATGAAATTTGGCTTGGAAGGTTTGTCTTTTGATAACCAAGCTCTAATAAAGAAGTAAATCAGTTCATAATTGCAGTAATACAATTAAAAACAATTTACAAACTGGGTTATCTTTGATTGATTTACAATTGATATGGAAGATAAAAAATATGATGTTTTTGTTATAGGTAGTGGAATTGCAGGTCAAACAGCAGCAGAAATCTGTGCTAAAAACGGCTTAAAAGTAGCTATTGCAGACAATAAAGCTTATGGAGGAACTTGTGCCATTAGAGGTTGTGACCCTAAAAAAGTTATGCTACAGTTTGCTGAAATCACCCAAAAAGCAGCACATTTAAAAGGTTTAGGGTTTACTAAACTTTCTAAAATTAATTGGCAAGACATTCTTAATTTTAAAAATAATTTTACTGAAGCTGTTCCAAAATCTACAGAAAAAGATTTATCAGATTTAGATATCGATTTATATCATCAATCTCCAAAATTTTTATCAAAAAATGAAATTTCGGTTGAAGGCAAAACTGTTTATTCTGATAAATTTGTTATTGCTACTGGTTTAATACCAAGAACTTTAAAGTTTAAAGGTGCAGGGTTTTTAAAAACAAGTGACGATTTTTTCAATCTAAAAAAACTTCCAAAATCAGTTACATTTATTGGATCAGGATATATAGGTATGGAGTTTTGCTTTTTACTTTCTGCCTTAGGTTGTAAAGTAACAATGATTGATAGAGGCTCTTCTATTTTATCACAATTTGAAACATCATTAACAGATAAAGTTAGAGAGAACTTGGCCAATAATGGCGTCAAATTTATTTTTGATGCGACTATTTCATCCATAGAAAAACGTAGAAAAAAGTTGAAGTTAAATTATAAAATTGATAATGAAGAGCTCAGTTTAAAATCACATGTAATTTTTAACACTTCAGGAAGAGTGCCTGCTACAGAAGCTTTAAATTTAGAGAATGCATCTATAAAATCAGATAAAACCGGAATTGTAGTAAACGATTTTTTACAAAGTTTAAGTGCAGATAACGTTTATGCTTGTGGAGATGTTTCTAGTAAATCTCTACCCTTAACTCCACTTTCTGGTTTACAAGGTTATATTGTTGGCCAAAATATTCTAAAAGAAAAAAGTAAGAAGTTTAAAAATCCGTTAGTACCTTCAATTGTATTTACGGCTCCTAATTTAGCAATGGTTGGCTATACAGAAGAAGAAGCTAAAAACCGATATAAGAATATAGAAATTTACGAAGGTGATGCCTCTGATTGGTATAATGCCAAGAAAGAAAATGCTCCTTTTTATGCTTATAAAATTATTACCAATAAAAGAACAGATGAAATTGTTGGAGCTCATTTATTAAGTAATGAGGCCAATGAAACCATCAATATTTTTACAACAGCCATAAATTCGAAAATGACTGTAAGTAAATTTAAAGAAATGATATTTACTTATCCTTCTTATGCTAGTGATTTAAAAAGCATGCTGAAAAAGAAGTAATGCAAAAATTACTCTCAGAAATTAGAAAATGTACTTTATGCGAATCTCATTTAGATTTAGGTGCAAACCCAATTATATCAGCAAGTAAAAAATCAAAAATACTTTTAATAAGTCAAGCTCCAGGAAGAATTGCGCATTTAAAAACAAAAGCTTGGGATGATCCTAGTGGAAAAGTTTTGCGAAAATGGTTAAATGTAGATGAAAAAACCTTTTATAATGCAGACAACTTTGCAATTTTACCAACAGGATTTTGTTATCCTGGAAAAGGAAAATCTGGTGATAAATTACCCAGAAAGGAATGTGCTCCTTTATGGCATTCTAAAGTAATGCATCAATTTAAAAATGTAAAACTTAAAATCTTAATTGGTAATTATTCTCAGCAATACTACTTAGAAAATAGATCCAAAACACTTACAGAAACTGTACAAAATTATCAAGCCTTTTTGCCTGACTATTTTGTACTACCTCATCCATCACCAAGAAATAGATTTTGGATGCAAAAAAATCCTTGGTTTATAAATGAGGTAATTCCTGATTTACAAAAAACTGTTAATCAGATTATTAATATTTAGAACCATCGTGTTTACCAACTTCAAAACCATGTTTTCCTAAAAATTGGTTTCCACTTTCTATAGCATCTTCTTCTAAAGTTGTACCCATAGAATCATTCCATCTATTTAAATACCCAAACAAAGAAATTACACCTAACATTTCTACAATTTCTCCTTCATCCCAATATTTATATAACTCTTCTTTGATTTCGGCATCTACTGCATTTGGAACCACAGAAGCCGCTAATGAAAAATCTAAAGCAGCTCTTTCTGCGTCCGAAAACGCTTTATGAGTTTTATATTCCCAAATATTATCTAATTGTTCTTGCTCTGCTCCATAACGTTCTGCAGCTCTAATTGCATGTGCTTGACAATATCTACAACCTGTTGCATTACTCGAAACCCAAGCTATCATTCTTTTTAAGGCAGATGTTACTCTACCTTCATTAGCCATTACAGCTTTGTTTAAATTGATAAATGCTTTAGAAATTGCCGGTCTTCGTTGCATGGTTAAAACTGAGTTAGGGCAAAACCCTAATGTTTCATTAAAAAATTCTGCTAATTTCTTTGTTTCCAAATCGTGCTCTGCAGCTAAAGGTGTTACTAATGCCATATTCTTTTATTTTCTTATTAAACTAAAATTACCTGTTTTTTCTATTGATAAATTATTGATATCTGATAAAGTTACTTTAAACCAATAATTATTTGAAGGTGCAGGTTTACCATTTGTAATACCATTCCAGCCTTCATTATTATCCATTTTGTACAATAAAACACCAAATCTATCATAAATAAATACTGTA belongs to Polaribacter dokdonensis and includes:
- a CDS encoding DUF6503 family protein; translated protein: MKKLAILLVLFISITTFSQTITGNELLQKAIQFHDPNGNWETFKGELFVTMETPKNADRISKINIDLPNQYFAVLAKRDTVITQFALDKGSCSVSLNGNHNLSAEIKKKYSLNCERAKLYKNYYTYLYGLPMKLKDEGTIIHQKVEKRNFKGKEYLVLKATYSKDVGKDTWYFYFNPDTYAMEVYQFFKDTKDSGEYILLSGLETVNDIKMPKIRAWYYNKDNGYLGTDILSKRK
- the aspS gene encoding aspartate--tRNA ligase; amino-acid sequence: MYRSHSCGALRASHINTEVTLAGWVQKSRDKGFMVWVDLRDRYGITQLIFDEERTSKDIIEKAKSLGREFVIQVKGTVIERESKNDRLATGEIEVLVSELEILNEAKLPPFTIEDKTDGGEDIRMKYRYLDIRRNPVKDSLIFRHKVAMEVRKYLSDQEFIEVETPYLIKSTPEGARDFVVPSRMNEGQFYALPQSPQTFKQLLMVGGMDKYFQIVKCFRDEDLRADRQPEFTQIDCEMAFVEQEDILNIFEGLTRHLLKEINGVEVEKFPRMLFDDAMRLYGNDKPDIRFGMEFGELNAVTQHKDFKVFNDAELVIGIAVPGGNAYTRKEIDNIIKWVKRPQVGALGMIYCRVNEDGSFKSSVDKFYDQEDLAKWVEVTGAKPGDLVCVLSGETNKVRAQMSALRMELAERLGLRDPKVFAPLWVIDFPLLELDEETGHYHAMHHPFTSPKPGQLELLDSKPGEVKANAYDLVLNGNEIGGGSIRIHDKEIQATMLKHLGFSEEEAKAQFGFLMDAFEYGAPPHGGLAFGLDRLVAILGGQETIRDFIAFPKNNSGRDVMIDAPAFIDDEQLQELSLKLDIRE
- a CDS encoding cupin domain-containing protein; the encoded protein is MSVVNIQEKFNLFTDLWSPKKIGELNGQQILLAKIKGEFVFHKHDNEDELFMVKKGVLEMHLHDKIVTINEGEFYIVPKGVEHKPVAKEEVHILLFEPLSTKHTGDVVADITVDTYESI
- the rsmI gene encoding 16S rRNA (cytidine(1402)-2'-O)-methyltransferase, producing the protein MSKLYLVPTPIGNLEDMTFRAIRILKEADFILAEDTRTSGKLLKHFEINTQMHSHHMHNEHKSIEGILNRIKSGETCAVISDAGTPAISDPGFLLTRACVENNIDVECLPGATAFVPALVNSGLPNDKFVFEGFLPVKKGRQTRLLLLAEETRTMIFYESPHKLVKTLGHFAEYFGTERKVSVSRELTKMFEETVRGTANEVLAHFTKKPPKGEIVIIVEGKNK
- a CDS encoding HopJ type III effector protein codes for the protein MMIINFKNKLQNSPKEILFSETMQVIEENYNFKPTAFKNGNVENKAGENSGSCKVFAFAALQELTKEETLLCFGEHYRNVLEDTNGTSHQNIRNFMKFGLEGLSFDNQALIKK
- a CDS encoding dihydrolipoyl dehydrogenase family protein — encoded protein: MEDKKYDVFVIGSGIAGQTAAEICAKNGLKVAIADNKAYGGTCAIRGCDPKKVMLQFAEITQKAAHLKGLGFTKLSKINWQDILNFKNNFTEAVPKSTEKDLSDLDIDLYHQSPKFLSKNEISVEGKTVYSDKFVIATGLIPRTLKFKGAGFLKTSDDFFNLKKLPKSVTFIGSGYIGMEFCFLLSALGCKVTMIDRGSSILSQFETSLTDKVRENLANNGVKFIFDATISSIEKRRKKLKLNYKIDNEELSLKSHVIFNTSGRVPATEALNLENASIKSDKTGIVVNDFLQSLSADNVYACGDVSSKSLPLTPLSGLQGYIVGQNILKEKSKKFKNPLVPSIVFTAPNLAMVGYTEEEAKNRYKNIEIYEGDASDWYNAKKENAPFYAYKIITNKRTDEIVGAHLLSNEANETINIFTTAINSKMTVSKFKEMIFTYPSYASDLKSMLKKK
- a CDS encoding uracil-DNA glycosylase family protein, producing MQKLLSEIRKCTLCESHLDLGANPIISASKKSKILLISQAPGRIAHLKTKAWDDPSGKVLRKWLNVDEKTFYNADNFAILPTGFCYPGKGKSGDKLPRKECAPLWHSKVMHQFKNVKLKILIGNYSQQYYLENRSKTLTETVQNYQAFLPDYFVLPHPSPRNRFWMQKNPWFINEVIPDLQKTVNQIINI
- a CDS encoding carboxymuconolactone decarboxylase family protein — translated: MALVTPLAAEHDLETKKLAEFFNETLGFCPNSVLTMQRRPAISKAFINLNKAVMANEGRVTSALKRMIAWVSSNATGCRYCQAHAIRAAERYGAEQEQLDNIWEYKTHKAFSDAERAALDFSLAASVVPNAVDAEIKEELYKYWDEGEIVEMLGVISLFGYLNRWNDSMGTTLEEDAIESGNQFLGKHGFEVGKHDGSKY